The following DNA comes from Pleuronectes platessa chromosome 9, fPlePla1.1, whole genome shotgun sequence.
AGAATGGTAGGGACATAGGTAAGAGACATTGGGTAGGGTTTCAGagatgaacagaataaaaaaggtGCCCACACCCTCACACGAAAGAGGTTTAGAGCAGAAGAGacataacattttacatttgttgtttgtcaAGAGTAGGCCCCACTACTTGTAAAGAAACTTAGCCCTCCCCTCTTTCAAGCTGGCAAATCTCTCTATCACCTTCTGGTTAAAGTCAATCATGTCTGTGACAAGCCTTTTTTCCATTGAGAGCATGGCTAAGGCATTCAGTCTGTCCTGAGTCATTGTGTTCCTGAGAAAGGTTTTAACCCTTTTCAGTGTTGAAAAACACCTCTCAGCCTCAGCAGTGGCCATGGGAGTTGTGATGATGATTTTAagcagtgtttctgtctctgaaaATACCTCAGAAAGGTTATTGTCTTTGAACAACTGGTAAAGATCCACAGCACCACGACAGGTTCGGAATTCTTCTGAGCCATAGATGAGGGTAAGCTCTGTCTTCAGCCTACTTCCATCGAGCACAGGATAGGCCTTCAATGTTGTGGCCAGAGCAACTTCAGGGAATGCATCGAGGTAGTGGTCAAACTGGGGGCTGTCCAGTAAGGTGGCACTGATGAGGTGGTCCTTGAAGGCAAAGCGTTCCTTGGTGTGTCCAAGTATGGTGTCGCATACCTACAGATAaatatagagagagacagacagataaggtGTGGGGCATTTAGATGCTAATAACCTTTGACTTCAACCATCTTGtcctggctgcagacaaaagccaacaATCAGAGTCTAACAGCTCTGGCTCTAGACACACAAAAGCCAGGAACTAGCCTG
Coding sequences within:
- the LOC128447693 gene encoding uncharacterized protein LOC128447693, whose amino-acid sequence is MVVEHRSGSEQPRKRRAIDQDELKRIASEVCDTILGHTKERFAFKDHLISATLLDSPQFDHYLDAFPEVALATTLKAYPVLDGSRLKTELTLIYGSEEFRTCRGAVDLYQLFKDNNLSEVFSETETLLKIIITTPMATAEAERCFSTLKRVKTFLRNTMTQDRLNALAMLSMEKRLVTDMIDFNQKVIERFASLKEGRAKFLYK